A window from uncultured Desulfobacter sp. encodes these proteins:
- a CDS encoding ABC transporter ATP-binding protein, producing the protein MGDTPLIQLNGVSRSFVSKTASLDILHKADLSIQQGETIAVVGASGIGKSTLLNIIGTLDRPDEGCLQFNSEDILGYNDEKLAAFRNKNIGFVFQFHHLLRGFTAVENVMLPGLISGKSKKTIEKHAVNMLERVELGARIQYRVEDLSGGEQQRVAIARALVMAPAMLLADEPTGNLDQKNSRAVHQLLKELNREMGMTIIVVTHNSELSGLMDRKVTLKNGKIVPV; encoded by the coding sequence ATGGGTGATACACCACTGATTCAACTCAATGGGGTTTCACGGTCTTTTGTATCCAAAACAGCGTCTCTGGACATTCTCCACAAGGCGGATCTATCCATACAACAGGGCGAGACCATTGCCGTTGTCGGGGCTTCCGGGATTGGTAAGTCCACCCTGCTTAATATCATCGGTACCCTTGACAGGCCGGATGAAGGATGTTTGCAGTTCAACAGCGAAGATATCCTGGGTTATAATGATGAAAAGCTTGCTGCCTTTAGAAACAAAAATATTGGTTTTGTTTTTCAGTTTCACCATTTGCTCCGGGGCTTTACAGCCGTTGAAAATGTTATGCTGCCTGGTTTAATCAGTGGGAAATCTAAAAAAACTATTGAAAAACATGCCGTAAATATGCTTGAAAGAGTAGAACTTGGAGCCCGAATCCAATACCGGGTAGAAGACCTGTCCGGCGGCGAACAGCAGCGGGTGGCCATTGCAAGGGCGCTGGTCATGGCGCCGGCCATGTTACTGGCCGACGAGCCCACCGGCAATCTGGATCAAAAGAACAGCCGCGCGGTTCATCAACTCTTAAAAGAACTTAACAGGGAAATGGGGATGACGATTATCGTGGTCACCCACAATTCAGAATTATCCGGTTTAATGGACAGAAAAGTGACGTTGAAAAACGGGAAAATCGTACCGGTATAA
- the bamA gene encoding outer membrane protein assembly factor BamA → MRNFQFGVLLAVFFCLLGSCVVSAEEQVAVALFPFHVQAAQPDEKIAPAVSKMLKEKLEKDGAKVVITDTFVDTTDWGYEQFRQEGIRLGVDWIITGDIFVAGQALSVDSQMQSVYEKQAPSTFFSQAPTLSELYIGIASLEKDIIGELFQQKIISAISVTGNVRVDSDAILRVISSKKGDLLNRTVLNNDLSSVYKMGYFDDVVIKRQNMDRGVEIIFEVKEKPSVRNIRFENNHIYEEKELFEVVSTSTGSILNAYKLNSDVDKLKRLYYEKNYHNCKISYEIKPLENHQADIVFNIEEGEKVRITSIAFEGNHYFDDDDLKDEMQTKEKGFWSFITSSGELDETELDNDVLRIEAFYKNNGFINVKVSDPEVNMGTQEIAIRFKIDEGKQYKNGVVSIKGDILTSEEELLALLESPKSELYNRELVRKDMIALNDFYANQGYANVRVVPKADKNDADAIVNINFDIDKGELVYFNRIIITGNSKTRDKVIRRELAIDEQGLYSMKKIQRSNRNLVFKDYFQNVDIKPVKTKEENKRDVHINVEEKPTGNFSFGGGFSSDDGPFGQFSVEERNLFGKGQTAKFTIRMSGETALYDIGFTEPWLFDKPISAGFNIYKFEHEYDYYDKNAYGINLRAASRRFWDYTTIGIVYNIEKFEIDDVETENTSVSEGSYLTSSIMPYISYDSRNHSFLPTEGMYHKLSVEYAGEFLGGEIDFTKYLVESAAFFPLFWKFSAGLYAKGGYLDDRTDGNPDIDWERFYLGGINSIRGFDDTDINGTRNGSSIEVGGEMYCQFNIEMMFPIVEEQAVYGVFFYDRGDVYNHGETIDLGDQYSSSGFELRWNSPMGPIRLAYGIVIDGKEAKSTGDGQFDFSIGAFF, encoded by the coding sequence ATGAGAAATTTTCAGTTTGGTGTATTGCTTGCAGTTTTTTTCTGCCTTTTGGGATCGTGCGTCGTTTCTGCCGAGGAACAGGTTGCCGTGGCGTTATTTCCCTTTCACGTCCAGGCAGCGCAGCCCGATGAAAAAATTGCACCGGCCGTGTCAAAAATGTTGAAAGAAAAGCTTGAAAAAGACGGCGCGAAGGTTGTGATCACCGATACCTTTGTTGATACAACGGACTGGGGATACGAGCAATTCCGTCAGGAGGGTATCCGTTTAGGCGTTGACTGGATTATTACCGGCGACATTTTTGTGGCAGGACAGGCATTGAGCGTCGATTCGCAGATGCAAAGTGTCTATGAAAAACAGGCCCCGTCAACTTTTTTCTCACAAGCCCCAACCCTGTCCGAGTTGTATATCGGTATAGCTTCCCTGGAAAAAGATATAATAGGTGAACTGTTCCAGCAGAAAATTATTTCAGCCATTTCCGTTACGGGCAACGTTCGGGTTGATTCCGATGCCATTCTAAGGGTGATCTCTTCTAAAAAAGGCGATCTTTTAAATCGTACTGTTTTAAACAACGATTTGAGCAGCGTTTACAAGATGGGATATTTTGATGATGTAGTCATCAAACGCCAGAATATGGATAGAGGGGTTGAGATTATTTTTGAAGTTAAGGAAAAACCCAGTGTCCGCAATATCCGCTTTGAAAATAATCATATTTATGAGGAAAAGGAATTATTTGAGGTTGTCAGCACCTCCACCGGGTCCATTCTCAATGCATATAAGCTCAACAGCGACGTAGATAAACTCAAACGTCTCTATTATGAAAAAAATTATCATAATTGTAAGATCTCATACGAGATAAAGCCTCTGGAAAACCATCAGGCGGATATCGTTTTCAATATTGAAGAAGGTGAAAAAGTCAGAATTACGAGCATTGCATTCGAGGGGAATCACTATTTTGACGATGATGACCTCAAAGACGAAATGCAGACCAAGGAAAAGGGCTTTTGGTCTTTTATAACATCTTCGGGAGAACTTGATGAGACAGAGCTTGACAATGACGTGCTTCGTATCGAAGCCTTCTATAAGAACAATGGGTTTATCAATGTCAAGGTCTCTGATCCGGAAGTGAACATGGGTACGCAGGAGATTGCCATCCGGTTTAAAATTGATGAGGGCAAGCAATACAAAAACGGGGTGGTCAGCATCAAAGGTGACATCCTCACCAGCGAGGAGGAGCTTTTGGCTCTTCTGGAATCGCCTAAGTCAGAACTGTATAACCGGGAACTCGTGCGCAAGGATATGATTGCACTGAATGACTTTTACGCCAACCAGGGGTATGCCAATGTCAGGGTTGTTCCCAAGGCCGATAAAAATGATGCCGATGCCATCGTCAATATAAATTTTGACATTGATAAAGGAGAGCTGGTTTACTTTAACCGGATTATCATTACCGGCAACAGTAAAACCCGGGACAAAGTTATCCGAAGAGAGCTTGCCATTGATGAGCAGGGTCTTTACAGTATGAAAAAGATCCAGCGTTCAAATAGAAACCTGGTGTTTAAAGACTATTTTCAAAATGTCGACATCAAACCGGTTAAAACCAAAGAAGAGAACAAACGGGACGTTCATATCAATGTTGAAGAAAAACCCACTGGGAACTTCTCGTTTGGCGGCGGCTTTTCCAGTGATGATGGGCCGTTCGGTCAGTTTTCAGTTGAAGAACGTAACCTTTTCGGCAAAGGACAAACCGCTAAATTCACCATCCGTATGTCCGGGGAAACGGCATTGTATGATATCGGATTCACAGAACCCTGGCTGTTTGACAAACCCATTTCCGCCGGGTTTAATATTTATAAATTTGAACACGAATACGATTATTATGATAAAAACGCCTACGGGATTAACCTGCGGGCTGCCTCCCGCAGGTTCTGGGATTACACTACCATCGGCATAGTATATAATATTGAAAAGTTTGAAATTGATGACGTTGAAACTGAAAATACTTCGGTTTCAGAAGGCTCTTATCTGACATCAAGTATTATGCCATATATTAGTTATGATTCAAGGAATCACAGTTTCTTGCCTACCGAGGGTATGTATCACAAACTGTCCGTAGAATATGCAGGGGAATTTTTAGGCGGTGAGATTGATTTTACCAAGTATCTTGTTGAATCGGCCGCCTTCTTTCCTTTGTTCTGGAAATTTTCTGCTGGTCTCTATGCCAAAGGGGGCTATCTTGATGACAGAACCGACGGCAACCCGGACATAGACTGGGAGCGCTTCTATCTTGGCGGTATTAACTCCATCAGAGGGTTTGATGATACGGACATCAACGGCACCAGAAACGGGTCCAGTATTGAGGTCGGTGGTGAAATGTACTGCCAGTTCAATATTGA
- a CDS encoding lipoprotein-releasing ABC transporter permease subunit: MGAELFIAGKYLRAKRKEGFISLITLLSVAGVILGVMALVVVIAVMSGSETEFRNRILGLEPHILAMNYSGRFIPDQDMEEKIRQTPGVKAVSPILFGQAMIRTANSFSGIILRGIEPEKGAALIKGYTAQDLENALNKTTNKTTLPGIILGQSLAQTVGVMEGDRVILMSASGVISPMGQIPSMKQFVVTGTFKSGMSEYDSSLAYARLDQVQALVGAKGKISAFGIWTDQIFKVKELSQNALGFIIYPYYLRNWMDINHSLFSALKLEKTAMFVILTLIILVAAFNIASALIMMVMEKTRDIAVLKAMGATNSMIRRIFIIKGMIIGIIGTGIGTILGVVICFILKRYEFIKLPEAYPFSTLPVQLEYSDVILIAVSALVICFLSTLYPSYKASRMNPVEAIRYG, from the coding sequence GTGGGGGCGGAACTCTTCATAGCCGGAAAATATCTGCGGGCCAAACGCAAGGAGGGATTTATCTCTTTGATCACCTTGTTGTCCGTGGCCGGTGTTATTCTCGGTGTTATGGCACTTGTTGTGGTGATTGCCGTCATGAGCGGATCGGAAACTGAATTTAGAAACAGAATTCTTGGGCTGGAACCCCATATTCTGGCAATGAATTATTCCGGTCGTTTTATTCCTGATCAGGACATGGAGGAGAAGATCCGACAGACCCCCGGGGTCAAGGCCGTATCCCCAATCCTGTTTGGCCAGGCCATGATACGCACAGCCAACTCTTTTTCCGGCATTATTCTCAGGGGAATTGAGCCGGAAAAAGGGGCTGCACTGATCAAAGGGTACACCGCCCAGGATCTTGAAAATGCACTAAATAAGACAACGAACAAAACAACTCTTCCCGGCATTATTCTGGGACAGTCCCTAGCCCAGACCGTGGGGGTAATGGAGGGCGACCGGGTGATCCTTATGTCGGCATCGGGCGTTATTTCCCCCATGGGTCAGATTCCGTCCATGAAACAGTTTGTTGTCACCGGCACCTTTAAATCCGGCATGTCGGAATACGATTCCAGCCTGGCCTATGCCCGACTGGATCAGGTCCAGGCCCTTGTGGGGGCCAAAGGAAAAATTTCAGCCTTCGGTATCTGGACCGATCAGATATTCAAGGTGAAAGAGTTAAGCCAGAATGCACTTGGATTCATAATCTATCCGTATTATCTGCGTAACTGGATGGATATCAATCACAGCCTGTTTTCAGCCCTTAAACTTGAAAAAACCGCCATGTTTGTTATTCTGACGCTGATTATCCTTGTGGCGGCATTTAATATCGCGTCGGCGCTTATCATGATGGTGATGGAAAAGACCCGTGACATTGCCGTATTAAAAGCCATGGGTGCCACAAATTCCATGATTCGCCGTATCTTTATTATTAAGGGGATGATTATCGGTATCATCGGAACGGGTATCGGGACAATCTTGGGCGTTGTGATCTGCTTCATCCTTAAACGATACGAATTTATAAAGCTGCCCGAGGCATATCCTTTTTCCACCCTTCCGGTTCAGCTTGAATATTCGGATGTCATCTTAATCGCTGTGTCCGCCCTGGTGATCTGTTTTTTGTCCACCCTGTATCCGTCGTATAAGGCGTCACGAATGAATCCAGTGGAGGCCATACGATATGGGTGA